The following coding sequences are from one Aminivibrio sp. window:
- a CDS encoding YkgJ family cysteine cluster protein, whose product MWWEEGLRFTCLECGRCCRGEPGAIYFTPEEEAAMAAFLGAGTEEFRNRYVTGKWRAPSLKEKQGGECVFHDGETNLCRIYPVRPLQCSLFPFWPVLLASREAWDEAARICPGMNSGEFHSAEEIALAIAACPFPDLL is encoded by the coding sequence ATGTGGTGGGAAGAAGGCTTGCGGTTCACATGCCTCGAATGCGGCAGGTGTTGCCGGGGCGAACCGGGAGCCATCTATTTCACCCCGGAAGAGGAGGCCGCCATGGCCGCCTTTCTCGGCGCCGGGACCGAAGAGTTCAGGAACCGCTATGTCACCGGCAAGTGGCGGGCCCCGAGCCTGAAGGAAAAACAGGGGGGCGAATGCGTCTTCCATGACGGGGAAACAAACCTGTGCCGGATCTATCCTGTCCGTCCCCTTCAGTGCAGCCTCTTTCCCTTCTGGCCCGTTCTCCTCGCCTCCCGGGAGGCCTGGGACGAGGCGGCCCGGATCTGCCCCGGCATGAATTCCGGAGAATTCCACTCGGCGGAAGAAATTGCCCTGGCCATCGCGGCGTGCCCCTTCCCGGACCTCCTCTGA
- a CDS encoding flagellar basal body P-ring protein FlgI: MKNIKNKIAAAVLFFLLAAPAALGAEIHPTVRIKDLADVEGVRSNQLVGVGIVMGLQGTGDKGTMATQMIRNLMSQFGVTLNDKAVKSKNVAVVTITADLPAFARPGQKIDVTVSTMGDAKSLQGGTLLQVPLKGADGGVYAVAQGPVMVGGFAAGGAAGSLSKNVVTVGRVPGGAIVERDVRTDFTTMGRQVNLLLRAPDFTTSDRMARAINSAFGAVAVAVDAGRVAVNVPPQYASSPAAFLARIEGLSLRPDSVARVAVNERTGTVVMGGDVKISSVAVAHGNLTVQVTESPEVVQPQQFGRGRTAVQPRTDIQAQESPAQLIALDSTSTVKELVDALNSVGASPRDVIAILQAVKEAGALHGELVVM; this comes from the coding sequence ATGAAGAACATAAAAAACAAAATCGCAGCGGCCGTACTCTTCTTTCTCCTGGCGGCCCCGGCCGCATTGGGGGCCGAAATACACCCCACCGTGAGGATCAAGGACCTCGCCGACGTGGAAGGCGTGCGGTCGAACCAGCTCGTGGGCGTCGGCATCGTCATGGGCCTTCAGGGCACGGGCGACAAGGGGACCATGGCCACCCAGATGATCCGGAATCTCATGAGCCAGTTCGGGGTCACCCTGAACGACAAGGCCGTGAAGAGCAAGAACGTGGCGGTGGTCACCATTACAGCCGACCTTCCCGCCTTCGCCAGGCCCGGGCAGAAGATCGACGTCACCGTGAGCACCATGGGCGACGCCAAGAGTCTCCAGGGCGGCACCCTCCTCCAGGTTCCCCTCAAGGGAGCAGACGGAGGAGTGTATGCCGTGGCCCAGGGTCCCGTCATGGTGGGCGGATTCGCCGCAGGCGGCGCGGCGGGCTCGTTGTCGAAGAACGTGGTCACTGTGGGGCGCGTCCCCGGCGGCGCCATCGTCGAACGGGACGTCCGGACCGACTTCACCACAATGGGCAGGCAAGTGAACCTCCTGCTCCGTGCCCCCGATTTCACCACCTCCGACCGGATGGCCCGGGCCATCAACAGCGCCTTCGGCGCGGTGGCCGTGGCAGTGGATGCCGGGCGGGTGGCCGTCAACGTGCCTCCCCAGTACGCATCCTCGCCGGCGGCTTTCCTCGCCCGGATCGAGGGACTGTCCCTCCGGCCCGACAGCGTTGCCAGGGTGGCGGTGAACGAACGGACCGGAACCGTGGTCATGGGCGGGGACGTGAAAATAAGCTCCGTCGCCGTGGCCCACGGCAACCTCACCGTCCAGGTCACAGAAAGCCCCGAAGTGGTCCAGCCCCAGCAATTCGGCCGCGGGCGGACCGCCGTTCAGCCCCGCACCGACATCCAGGCCCAGGAAAGCCCGGCCCAGCTCATCGCCCTCGACTCCACGAGCACCGTAAAGGAACTGGTGGACGCCCTCAACTCGGTTGGGGCCTCCCCGAGGGACGTCATCGCAATCCTCCAGGCGGTGAAAGAGGCAGGCGCGCTCCACGGCGAACTGGTGGTGATGTAA
- a CDS encoding flagellar basal body L-ring protein FlgH produces the protein MKKILLAAAAVILLTGMFPGPAPARSLWDDRSNLVGDRRPTGVGDIVTVVVNERTRTKDEGKTDVSKSNDSSVADGVGIFDFIKAFGFSSKSDMKGDGSTERTHTAQSRITCLVTDILPNGNLVIEGTRDIATHEETLQLQVVGVIRPQDVDSYNQISSDKIANAEIGIKGKGALTRLQKPGILTQIFQTIF, from the coding sequence GTGAAAAAGATACTTCTTGCGGCAGCGGCGGTGATTCTTCTGACCGGGATGTTCCCCGGCCCGGCCCCGGCCCGCTCCCTATGGGACGACCGGTCCAACTTGGTGGGCGACCGGCGGCCCACCGGCGTGGGCGATATCGTCACCGTGGTGGTGAACGAGAGAACCAGGACCAAGGACGAGGGGAAGACGGACGTATCCAAATCGAACGACAGCAGCGTAGCCGACGGAGTGGGTATCTTCGACTTCATCAAGGCCTTCGGCTTCAGCTCGAAGAGCGACATGAAGGGCGACGGATCCACGGAACGGACCCACACTGCCCAGAGCCGGATCACCTGTCTCGTCACCGACATTTTACCCAACGGCAACCTCGTCATCGAGGGCACCAGGGACATCGCCACCCACGAGGAAACCCTCCAGCTCCAGGTGGTGGGGGTCATCCGTCCCCAGGACGTGGACAGCTACAACCAGATTTCCAGCGACAAGATCGCCAACGCGGAGATCGGCATCAAGGGCAAGGGAGCGCTCACCCGCCTCCAGAAGCCCGGTATCCTGACCCAGATCTTCCAGACGATCTTCTAG
- the flgA gene encoding flagellar basal body P-ring formation chaperone FlgA: protein MKGKKKEMRDALRSRLFFHLLAAVFLLAFTAAPVSAADLVLEMGATAAVTSDPFPLSEAALLTGDPDLVRKAGSVKITVPRNGILTRDAILAAMTNQGIGGIRLKLIMPPEVSVSLDESLSAVIKRLSGWKWQVEAEPIGPVPPGIPAGPPSVAPGTGSVTLKYDDGSGTERSLAVRLAWSRPAVVAARPVERGKVLDRDDVTVRTVRVLRSTPLASSVEEVLGAVVRRNLSAGEPVALNLLSSAPIIQRGDPVIISVRKTGFRIEVRGEALDAGCEGDTIRVRNLQSRKVIQAVATAPGHVEVQTE from the coding sequence GTGAAAGGGAAAAAGAAAGAAATGCGGGATGCTCTCCGATCCCGCCTTTTTTTTCACCTCCTGGCCGCCGTCTTCCTGCTGGCTTTTACCGCCGCTCCAGTTTCCGCCGCCGACCTCGTCCTGGAAATGGGGGCGACCGCTGCCGTAACCTCCGACCCCTTCCCCCTCTCCGAAGCGGCCCTTCTCACCGGCGACCCGGACCTCGTCCGGAAGGCGGGTTCCGTGAAAATCACCGTCCCCCGAAACGGTATCCTCACCCGGGACGCCATCCTGGCCGCCATGACAAACCAGGGGATCGGGGGCATCCGGCTCAAGCTCATCATGCCCCCGGAAGTTTCGGTTTCCCTGGACGAGTCTCTCTCCGCGGTCATCAAAAGGCTTTCAGGGTGGAAATGGCAGGTGGAGGCGGAACCCATCGGCCCCGTACCTCCCGGAATTCCCGCCGGGCCGCCCTCCGTCGCCCCGGGAACCGGGTCGGTCACGCTGAAATACGACGACGGGTCGGGAACGGAGCGCTCCCTGGCGGTGAGACTGGCCTGGAGCCGCCCGGCCGTGGTGGCCGCCCGCCCCGTGGAGCGGGGAAAGGTTCTTGACAGAGACGACGTGACGGTCCGGACGGTCAGGGTTCTCCGGTCGACTCCCCTGGCATCGTCGGTGGAGGAAGTCCTCGGCGCCGTGGTCCGGCGAAATCTTTCCGCCGGGGAGCCGGTGGCCCTCAACTTATTGTCCTCAGCGCCGATAATTCAAAGAGGGGATCCCGTGATCATCTCCGTCAGAAAAACGGGGTTCCGTATTGAAGTCCGGGGAGAGGCCCTTGATGCCGGATGTGAGGGAGATACCATCCGGGTCCGGAACCTGCAGAGCAGAAAGGTCATCCAGGCGGTGGCGACAGCGCCCGGACATGTGGAGGTGCAGACAGAGTGA
- the flgG gene encoding flagellar basal-body rod protein FlgG, producing the protein MLRSLWTSASGMIAQQTNLDVTTNNLANVNTAGFKRERADFADLLYQINREPGAPVEPASMVPNGVQVGLGTRVVGTSRYMGQGNLQVTEQPLDVTIEGDGFFRVLLPDGEIAYTRAGNWNVDADGQVVNEDGLLLEPAVVIPEDATEIMISPEGLVTARIAGQEEAEEIGQIELTRFVNPGGLRAMGKNLFLESPASGAPIEGLPGDEGIGLLHQGVLEMSNVQVVEEMVSLIIAQRAYEANSKGVQTADELLRIANGLKR; encoded by the coding sequence ATGCTCAGATCCCTGTGGACAAGCGCAAGCGGAATGATCGCCCAGCAAACCAACCTGGACGTCACGACCAACAACCTGGCCAACGTGAACACCGCCGGATTCAAGAGAGAACGGGCGGACTTCGCCGATCTCCTGTACCAGATCAACCGGGAGCCGGGCGCTCCCGTGGAGCCCGCATCAATGGTGCCCAACGGCGTCCAGGTGGGGCTCGGAACCCGGGTGGTGGGAACCTCCCGCTACATGGGCCAGGGAAACCTCCAGGTCACCGAGCAGCCCCTGGACGTAACCATCGAAGGAGACGGGTTCTTCCGGGTGCTCCTTCCCGACGGTGAAATCGCCTACACCCGGGCGGGCAACTGGAATGTCGACGCAGACGGCCAGGTGGTCAACGAGGACGGCCTTCTTCTCGAACCGGCCGTCGTCATCCCCGAGGACGCCACCGAGATTATGATCAGCCCCGAGGGACTCGTCACGGCGCGCATCGCCGGCCAGGAAGAAGCGGAGGAAATAGGCCAGATCGAGCTGACCCGGTTCGTCAATCCCGGCGGATTGAGGGCCATGGGGAAGAACCTCTTCCTCGAGTCCCCCGCCAGCGGTGCTCCCATCGAGGGCCTTCCCGGAGACGAGGGCATCGGCCTGCTTCACCAGGGAGTCCTCGAAATGTCCAACGTCCAGGTGGTGGAAGAAATGGTCTCCCTCATCATTGCCCAGAGAGCCTACGAGGCCAACTCCAAGGGCGTGCAGACGGCGGACGAACTGCTCCGCATAGCCAACGGCCTGAAGAGGTAG
- a CDS encoding flagellar hook-basal body protein, with protein MHRGLYAAASAMIVQETMHDVTANNLANVSSSGFRKRIPVNKSFPDVLMDRVEKPSEDGAVKLVATPFRLGFKGKFLIGDLSLANVMSETYMSTEEGAIQVTDAPLDAAILGEGYFTVQDGAGNLFYTRSGHFQRSAEGQLVTHDGMVVLGEGGPVEFGDAAKVSISGEGRVVADGEVIDVLQVVTFPNPTYLRQAGRTTLAATENSGNPAPLEAEGIRLEAGALEMSNVNVVEEMVRMVEAQRAYEASSKTLMTHDELTGKLITSFGRTS; from the coding sequence ATGCACCGAGGCCTTTATGCGGCCGCTTCAGCCATGATCGTGCAGGAAACCATGCACGACGTGACGGCCAACAACCTGGCAAACGTCAGCTCATCGGGGTTCAGAAAACGTATCCCCGTCAACAAGTCCTTCCCCGATGTGCTTATGGATCGTGTGGAAAAGCCTTCCGAAGACGGTGCCGTCAAGCTTGTGGCCACCCCCTTCAGGCTCGGCTTCAAGGGAAAGTTCCTCATCGGCGATCTCAGCCTTGCGAACGTCATGTCCGAAACTTACATGAGCACCGAGGAGGGGGCCATCCAGGTGACCGACGCCCCTCTCGACGCCGCTATCCTGGGCGAGGGGTATTTCACCGTTCAGGACGGCGCGGGCAACCTTTTCTACACCCGGTCGGGCCATTTCCAGCGGAGCGCCGAGGGACAGCTCGTCACCCATGACGGGATGGTCGTGCTCGGCGAAGGCGGCCCGGTGGAGTTCGGCGACGCGGCTAAAGTCTCCATCAGCGGGGAAGGCCGGGTCGTGGCCGATGGGGAAGTCATCGACGTGCTCCAGGTGGTGACCTTTCCCAATCCTACCTACCTCCGCCAGGCGGGCCGGACCACCCTGGCCGCCACGGAAAATTCAGGAAATCCGGCACCTCTCGAGGCCGAGGGGATCCGGCTCGAGGCCGGGGCGCTGGAGATGTCGAACGTCAACGTAGTGGAGGAGATGGTACGGATGGTGGAGGCCCAGAGGGCCTACGAGGCGTCGTCCAAGACCCTCATGACCCACGATGAACTTACAGGCAAGCTGATCACGTCCTTCGGCAGGACCAGCTAG
- a CDS encoding rod shape-determining protein, whose product MFGTDIGIDLGTATVLIYVKNKGIVLREPSVVAVDLDTGKILAVGYEAKNMVGRTPGNITSVRPLRDGVIADYTMTEAMLHHFMRRVQRGFSRFFRNRVMICVPSGATDVERRAVLEAAVEVGAKEAYLIEEPMAAAIGANLNVEEPRGKMVVDIGGGTTDIAVISLGGIVVSKSLRIGGDRFDEGIMRYLRKQYSLAIGEQTAENLKIMIGTCLQEEEETVMVLKGRDLVQGLPRQIEVSSASVSMAIGEMVQALIDGVRNVLELTPPELSADIIDRGIVLTGGGSLLRGLPELITRHTGINCFTADDPMECVALGTGKALAEIDKLQALGRSGILVNKRKGRRRKF is encoded by the coding sequence GTGTTCGGAACGGATATAGGAATAGACCTTGGAACAGCAACCGTACTTATTTATGTGAAAAATAAGGGTATCGTCCTTCGGGAACCCTCAGTGGTGGCCGTGGACCTTGATACCGGGAAAATACTCGCTGTGGGCTACGAGGCCAAGAACATGGTCGGCCGCACGCCGGGAAACATCACGTCGGTCCGCCCGCTGCGGGACGGCGTCATCGCCGACTACACCATGACGGAGGCCATGCTGCACCACTTCATGCGCCGCGTCCAGCGGGGCTTCAGCCGCTTTTTCCGCAACCGGGTCATGATCTGCGTTCCGTCGGGAGCCACCGACGTTGAACGCCGGGCGGTCCTCGAGGCCGCCGTGGAAGTGGGGGCCAAGGAAGCCTACCTCATCGAGGAACCCATGGCCGCCGCCATCGGCGCCAATCTCAACGTGGAGGAGCCCCGGGGCAAAATGGTGGTGGACATCGGCGGAGGGACCACCGATATCGCAGTCATCTCCCTGGGAGGCATCGTGGTGTCCAAGTCCCTCCGCATCGGCGGAGACCGTTTCGACGAGGGCATCATGCGCTACCTCCGCAAACAGTACAGCCTGGCCATCGGCGAACAGACCGCCGAAAACCTCAAGATCATGATCGGCACCTGTCTCCAGGAGGAAGAGGAAACGGTCATGGTCCTCAAGGGGCGGGACCTCGTCCAGGGCCTTCCCAGGCAGATCGAGGTCTCCAGCGCCAGTGTCTCCATGGCCATCGGCGAGATGGTTCAGGCGTTGATTGATGGAGTTCGGAACGTTCTGGAGCTAACGCCGCCGGAACTCTCCGCCGATATAATAGACAGGGGAATCGTCCTCACGGGCGGCGGTTCGCTGCTGAGAGGCCTCCCTGAGCTCATTACCAGGCACACGGGCATCAACTGCTTTACGGCGGACGATCCCATGGAATGCGTCGCCCTCGGCACGGGCAAGGCCCTTGCCGAGATCGACAAACTCCAGGCCCTGGGAAGGAGCGGCATCCTCGTCAACAAAAGAAAGGGCAGACGACGGAAATTCTGA
- the truA gene encoding tRNA pseudouridine(38-40) synthase TruA, translated as MRYAARVGYMGTAYSGWQRQAMGTGVQEKIETSLAVLEGKPVTVTAAGRTDAGVHACGQVISFELEKEWRPDKLVLAVNFRLPPDIAVLETARVLPWFDARRHALWREYRFFIWHGNALPPFLHGRVWWNRFHWDFGKVRQACALFEGDHDFRAFCKTAECPERTVRTIHRASVTRKGRLAVFTVRGNAFLTNMVRIMAGNLNAVGRGKKSVEWLKGLLGGQARENSAMTAPAEGLYLWKVGYGEGTPFGPYRVE; from the coding sequence ATGCGCTACGCGGCCCGGGTCGGCTACATGGGTACGGCATATTCGGGATGGCAGCGGCAGGCCATGGGCACAGGCGTCCAGGAGAAAATCGAGACAAGCCTCGCCGTTCTCGAGGGAAAACCCGTCACCGTGACGGCGGCAGGACGCACAGACGCAGGAGTTCATGCCTGCGGACAGGTGATCTCCTTTGAACTGGAGAAGGAATGGCGGCCCGACAAGCTCGTCCTTGCGGTCAACTTCCGCCTGCCGCCGGACATCGCCGTCCTCGAGACGGCCAGGGTTCTGCCGTGGTTCGACGCCAGGCGCCACGCCCTCTGGAGAGAATACCGCTTCTTCATCTGGCACGGGAACGCCCTGCCTCCCTTTCTCCACGGGCGGGTATGGTGGAACCGTTTCCATTGGGATTTCGGGAAAGTCCGGCAGGCCTGCGCCCTCTTCGAGGGGGATCATGATTTCCGGGCGTTCTGCAAGACGGCCGAATGCCCCGAGCGGACGGTCCGGACCATCCACCGGGCCTCGGTCACGAGAAAGGGCCGCCTCGCCGTGTTCACCGTCCGGGGAAATGCCTTTCTCACCAACATGGTCCGCATCATGGCGGGCAACCTGAACGCCGTCGGACGGGGGAAAAAATCGGTAGAATGGCTGAAGGGCCTTCTCGGGGGCCAGGCCAGGGAAAACTCGGCCATGACCGCTCCCGCCGAGGGATTGTACTTGTGGAAAGTGGGCTATGGGGAGGGTACCCCATTCGGCCCGTACAGGGTAGAATAG
- a CDS encoding energy-coupling factor transporter transmembrane protein EcfT, producing MKFFNHLTFGQYVPSESPVHRLDPRCKIIAVLVLLTGIFLAKHPAVFSVWGILLACLTAGARLPFRLVLRSAKPVLILVLFTASIHIFFTSGTPLVSLGIVTISREGVVLAVYMGLRLLFLVLFASFLTLTTRPMELADGLERLFSPFARFGFPAHELAMMMTIALRFIPTLLDETDRIMKAQLARGASFDRGGLWKRLKAFLPVLIPLFVIVFQRAEDLAVAMEARCYRGGTGRTRMYPLAWKAADTAALLLVPAVVIVLVFIDRSLA from the coding sequence ATGAAATTCTTCAATCATCTCACCTTCGGCCAGTACGTCCCGTCGGAATCCCCGGTGCACCGCCTCGACCCGCGGTGCAAGATCATTGCCGTCCTTGTCCTGTTAACAGGCATTTTCCTCGCGAAGCATCCCGCCGTCTTTTCCGTGTGGGGCATCCTTCTCGCGTGCCTGACCGCCGGGGCCCGCCTTCCCTTCCGGCTCGTCCTGCGGTCGGCGAAACCCGTCCTTATCCTGGTACTTTTCACCGCCTCCATTCATATTTTTTTCACTTCGGGGACGCCCCTCGTCTCTCTCGGCATCGTCACCATATCCCGGGAGGGGGTTGTCCTGGCCGTTTACATGGGGCTCCGCCTGCTCTTCCTCGTGCTCTTCGCCTCATTTCTCACCCTGACCACCAGGCCCATGGAGCTGGCCGACGGCCTGGAGAGGCTCTTTTCCCCCTTCGCCCGATTCGGCTTTCCCGCCCATGAACTGGCCATGATGATGACCATCGCCCTCCGGTTCATCCCGACCCTCCTCGATGAAACCGACCGGATCATGAAAGCTCAGCTCGCCAGGGGAGCCTCCTTTGACCGGGGCGGCCTGTGGAAGAGGCTGAAGGCCTTTCTTCCGGTGCTCATCCCGCTGTTCGTCATCGTCTTCCAGCGGGCGGAAGACCTCGCCGTGGCCATGGAAGCAAGGTGCTACCGGGGCGGAACCGGCAGGACCCGCATGTACCCCCTGGCCTGGAAGGCGGCCGATACGGCAGCCCTTCTCCTGGTTCCGGCCGTGGTCATTGTCCTCGTTTTCATCGACCGGAGTCTTGCCTGA
- a CDS encoding ATP-binding cassette domain-containing protein, which translates to MSIIVSGLGHTYHQGTPLETCALRDISFEFPAGTWFSVVGHTGSGKSTLAQHLNGILLPMEGRILIDGLEVKEKNPSLREIRRKVGLVFQYPEQQLFAETVSDELAFAPRNWGVPEDDIPARVAAAAGQVGLDEGCLGRSPFHLSGGEKRKAAIASVLSSRPDYLVLDEPTAGLDSFSRKELTRLLSDLRNEGMGILLVTHDLDIALRMSDRILVLDGGRQSVCDTPAAVLAHLGAHPVTGLGLPEIAALSAALRERGKDVPLTWNWKEIKSALFGSQK; encoded by the coding sequence ATGTCAATAATCGTATCCGGCCTCGGCCACACCTACCACCAGGGCACCCCCCTCGAAACCTGCGCCCTCCGGGACATCTCCTTCGAGTTTCCGGCAGGAACCTGGTTCTCCGTGGTAGGCCATACGGGAAGCGGTAAATCGACCCTCGCCCAGCACCTCAACGGCATTCTCCTGCCCATGGAGGGAAGGATTCTCATCGACGGGCTGGAAGTGAAGGAAAAAAACCCGAGCCTCCGGGAAATTCGCCGGAAAGTCGGCCTGGTCTTCCAGTACCCCGAGCAGCAGCTCTTCGCCGAGACGGTCAGCGATGAACTCGCCTTCGCACCCCGCAACTGGGGCGTTCCCGAGGATGACATCCCGGCACGGGTCGCCGCCGCCGCCGGCCAGGTCGGTCTTGACGAGGGGTGCCTCGGAAGAAGCCCTTTCCACCTTTCTGGAGGAGAAAAACGGAAGGCCGCCATCGCCTCCGTCCTGTCCTCCCGGCCGGACTACCTCGTTCTCGACGAACCCACCGCCGGGCTCGACTCCTTTTCCAGAAAGGAACTCACCCGCCTGCTGTCCGATCTCCGGAACGAAGGAATGGGCATCCTGCTGGTCACCCACGACCTGGACATCGCCCTCCGGATGAGCGACCGCATCCTTGTGCTGGACGGCGGGCGCCAATCAGTCTGCGACACTCCTGCCGCGGTGCTGGCCCACCTCGGCGCCCACCCCGTGACGGGGCTCGGCCTGCCCGAGATCGCCGCCCTTTCCGCAGCCCTTCGGGAACGGGGGAAAGATGTCCCCCTCACCTGGAACTGGAAAGAAATCAAGTCCGCCCTTTTCGGGAGTCAGAAATGA
- a CDS encoding ATP-binding cassette domain-containing protein produces the protein MPRKTVCELRDVTFVYPGGAADSSGCARPALRNVTLSIYEGEWVALLGSNGSGKSTLAKHLNALLVPSQGDCLVYGLSTRDEKNVFPIRSTVAMVFQNPENQIVGTVVEEDAAFGPENQGIPPEEIVQRVEVALSVAGLLEKRKKPTYTLSGGEKQRLAVAGALAMDTPCLVLDEPTAMLDPAGRAELLRVLCNLHASGKTIVSITHRLEEILSCDRAIILHRGEIAWEGSVPDLFLSDLPFREWGLDIPPLVSFWRDLRAEGRSVPPVPTVAAMADALCQ, from the coding sequence ATGCCCCGAAAAACGGTATGCGAACTCCGGGATGTGACTTTCGTCTATCCCGGAGGAGCGGCCGACAGCTCCGGCTGTGCCCGCCCCGCCCTCCGGAACGTGACGCTTTCCATATACGAGGGGGAGTGGGTGGCGCTGCTTGGAAGCAACGGATCAGGCAAATCCACCCTTGCGAAACACCTGAACGCCCTGCTGGTACCCTCGCAGGGCGATTGTCTTGTATACGGCCTTTCCACCCGGGATGAGAAAAACGTCTTCCCCATCCGGAGCACCGTGGCCATGGTCTTCCAGAACCCCGAGAACCAGATTGTGGGTACCGTGGTGGAGGAAGACGCTGCCTTCGGACCGGAAAACCAGGGAATCCCCCCCGAAGAAATCGTCCAGCGGGTGGAGGTCGCCCTTTCGGTCGCCGGGCTGCTCGAAAAGCGCAAAAAACCCACCTACACCCTCTCGGGAGGAGAAAAGCAGCGTCTCGCCGTCGCAGGGGCCCTCGCCATGGACACGCCGTGCCTCGTCCTCGACGAGCCGACGGCCATGCTCGACCCCGCAGGGAGGGCGGAACTCCTTCGTGTGCTCTGCAACCTTCACGCCTCGGGCAAGACCATCGTCTCCATCACCCACCGCCTCGAAGAAATTCTCTCCTGCGACCGGGCGATCATCCTGCACCGGGGAGAGATCGCGTGGGAAGGATCCGTTCCCGATCTCTTCCTCTCCGACCTTCCCTTCCGTGAGTGGGGACTGGACATTCCTCCCCTTGTTTCCTTCTGGCGCGACCTCAGGGCAGAGGGGCGTTCCGTCCCCCCCGTGCCGACGGTGGCGGCCATGGCCGACGCACTATGTCAATAA
- the rplQ gene encoding 50S ribosomal protein L17: protein MRHRMVSRTLGRYGSHRRAMLSNMAASLFIEESITTTVTRAKELRRYAERLITRAKGGTVHDRRIVRSKMAHKEAAIKLFDDLAKRYAGRPGGYTRIIKTGNRHGDGSPMAVIALVD, encoded by the coding sequence ATGAGACATCGTATGGTTAGCCGGACGCTTGGCCGGTATGGCAGCCACAGAAGGGCCATGCTGTCCAACATGGCGGCCAGCCTTTTCATTGAAGAGAGCATCACCACCACCGTCACCCGGGCAAAGGAGCTCCGCCGGTACGCCGAGCGGCTCATTACCCGGGCCAAGGGCGGCACTGTCCACGACCGGCGCATCGTCCGGTCCAAGATGGCCCACAAGGAAGCCGCCATCAAACTTTTTGACGACCTTGCAAAACGGTATGCCGGCCGGCCTGGTGGCTACACCCGCATCATCAAGACAGGGAACCGTCACGGCGACGGCTCCCCCATGGCGGTTATAGCCCTGGTCGATTGA
- a CDS encoding DNA-directed RNA polymerase subunit alpha: MRPEIRIEESNPTFAKVLIEPLERGYGATLGNSLRRVLLSSIRGAAISSVRIDGVLHEFSTIPGVREDVIEILLNLKHVPVRSFSSEVRVLHLEVERAGTVTAADIQPDSEVEFVRPDAPICTMEEGARLSMQIYVEQGVGYASMERPRPPYLPVDALMVDAIFSPVLKVNYNVEAARVGQRTDYERLVLEVWTNGVHSPEATVCEASKILKGYFANFVEDMEKKHPEERAEQDTPVSLGAADTASERSGEEDDYLSRPVRDLELSIRSENCLLRGGIHTIGDLMSKSKEDLLKIRNLGKISLREIEEKMEKLGAVISGDKGETKSTKED, encoded by the coding sequence ATGCGGCCTGAAATCCGAATCGAGGAAAGCAATCCCACCTTCGCGAAGGTTCTTATCGAACCCCTTGAGCGTGGATATGGAGCTACCCTTGGTAATTCGCTCCGCAGGGTTCTCCTTTCCTCGATCAGGGGAGCGGCCATATCGTCGGTCCGCATTGACGGCGTGCTCCATGAGTTCAGCACCATTCCCGGAGTCAGGGAAGATGTCATCGAGATTCTGCTGAACCTCAAGCATGTCCCGGTGCGCTCCTTCAGCAGCGAAGTACGGGTGCTCCACCTGGAAGTCGAGAGGGCGGGAACCGTGACGGCCGCCGACATCCAGCCCGACAGCGAAGTGGAGTTCGTCAGGCCCGACGCACCCATCTGCACCATGGAAGAAGGCGCCAGGCTTTCCATGCAGATTTACGTGGAACAGGGAGTGGGGTACGCTTCCATGGAACGTCCTCGCCCCCCCTATCTTCCCGTGGACGCCCTCATGGTGGACGCCATCTTTTCACCTGTCCTGAAGGTGAACTACAATGTGGAAGCCGCCCGGGTAGGCCAGCGGACAGACTACGAGCGGCTCGTGCTCGAGGTCTGGACCAACGGTGTCCATTCACCGGAGGCCACCGTGTGCGAGGCGTCGAAGATCCTGAAAGGGTACTTTGCGAATTTCGTCGAGGACATGGAGAAAAAGCACCCCGAGGAAAGGGCCGAACAGGATACCCCCGTTTCCCTGGGAGCAGCCGATACGGCTTCGGAGCGGTCCGGCGAGGAGGACGATTATCTCTCCCGGCCTGTTCGGGACCTCGAGCTCTCGATCCGCAGCGAGAACTGCCTCCTCAGGGGCGGAATTCATACCATAGGCGATCTCATGAGCAAGAGCAAGGAAGACCTGCTGAAGATCCGCAACCTCGGCAAGATTTCCCTCCGGGAGATCGAAGAGAAAATGGAAAAGCTCGGTGCCGTCATTTCGGGCGACAAGGGCGAAACAAAGTCAACGAAGGAGGATTAA